The following coding sequences are from one Deinococcus planocerae window:
- a CDS encoding tyrosine-type recombinase/integrase: MTLDVSRSDLGGRTREWLALHPDERRRRAVQACAVKDAGVLWSLTEAHLGLYGASGLLASPHTFSAYRTGVRQFAEHAEANALNLLRLSQDDAQAYVLALLAQGRKVATVRGKVAAASALYRALRWAGATEAQPFVGVRVPKDHEHPLTKNPPYSAAVLRRVMGGVEERLLAARGPERVTLLRARTLLLLLSHTGLRIQEALDLAWDDVHLDEDDPSLTVRRGKGRRSREVMLSDRLVSALRTERGLPRRRSHAAGMVLPFRTRAAATRLLRPLFDRPGEFDGRGQPVTDWRGCHAFRKHTGTRLYEALGDFAAVAEVLGHADINTTRAYVRVAGGRAGKVMRDW; this comes from the coding sequence ATGACGCTGGACGTGTCCCGCTCGGACCTGGGCGGGCGGACCCGCGAGTGGCTGGCCCTGCACCCGGACGAGCGCCGCCGCCGCGCCGTCCAGGCCTGTGCCGTGAAGGACGCCGGGGTGCTGTGGAGCCTGACGGAGGCGCACCTGGGCCTGTACGGGGCCAGCGGCCTGCTCGCCAGCCCTCACACCTTCAGCGCCTACCGCACGGGGGTGCGGCAGTTCGCCGAGCATGCCGAGGCGAACGCGCTCAACCTGCTGCGGCTGAGTCAGGACGACGCCCAGGCCTATGTCCTCGCGCTGCTCGCCCAGGGCCGCAAGGTCGCCACCGTGCGCGGCAAGGTCGCCGCCGCCAGCGCGCTGTACCGGGCCTTGCGCTGGGCAGGTGCCACGGAGGCCCAGCCGTTCGTGGGGGTGCGGGTGCCGAAAGATCACGAGCATCCCCTCACGAAAAATCCCCCGTACTCGGCGGCGGTGCTGCGCCGGGTGATGGGCGGGGTCGAGGAACGCCTGCTCGCGGCCCGGGGCCCGGAGCGCGTCACCCTGCTGCGGGCGCGGACGTTGCTGCTGCTGCTCTCCCACACCGGCCTGCGCATTCAGGAGGCGCTGGACCTCGCCTGGGACGATGTGCACCTCGACGAGGACGATCCTTCCCTGACGGTGCGCCGCGGCAAGGGGCGCCGGAGCCGGGAGGTCATGCTCTCCGACCGCCTGGTGTCGGCCCTGCGCACGGAGCGGGGGTTGCCCCGGCGCCGCTCCCACGCGGCGGGGATGGTGCTGCCCTTCCGGACGCGGGCGGCGGCGACGAGGCTGCTGAGGCCCCTCTTCGACCGCCCGGGAGAGTTTGACGGGCGGGGCCAGCCTGTGACGGACTGGCGGGGGTGTCACGCCTTTCGCAAGCACACCGGAACGCGGCTGTACGAGGCGCTGGGAGACTTCGCGGCGGTGGCGGAGGTGCTCGGGCACGCGGACATCAACACCACCCGCGCCTACGTTCGCGTCGCCGGGGGGCGGGCGGGCAAGGTCATGCGCGACTGGTGA